The following is a genomic window from Marinococcus sp. PL1-022.
TATGCCCCACAGCACTCCAAAAAGAACAGCGCCTGTCCAGGAGTTAATTGCCAGAAGCACCAGCAGTGAAACAATATGTACCCCAAACGTCATCGCAAGCACGTAATGCACTGCAATGCGGTCCACAAGATACCCTACAGCAAATGTCACCGGAAAACCGACAAATGCCATTAATGAAAGCACCAGCGCTGCAAGCGAAATCGAAAGCCCTTTTCCTTCCACGATAGATACTAAATGGAAGGTGACCCCTGTGTTTACAATCGCCGGTACGCTGACACAAAAAAGAATAAGCCAGAACACTTTGGTCCTGCGTGCTTCCTGAAGCGTCCAATTTTTTTCCTGTACAGCTGCTCGCTGAGTCCGGCTCTCTTCCCGGGCTCCTGATTCTCTTCCATCGGGGTTCTGGCCGACGTCCTGCGGCTGGTTCCGCACCATCAAAAAGACCAGAGGCACAAAAACAATAAGCAACAGTGCCGCCCAAATTAACCACGTGTCCCGCCAGCCGACCGTGTGAATCAGCCATGTATTCAACGGAGGCAGGGAAGCCGCACCGACAAACCCGCCAATCGCCATGACGCTTAAGGCCCGGCCGCGCTTTTGCACAAACCACTGCGGCACAAGCGTATTGGGAATCAGAGTCAGCGATCCCTGTCCAAACAGCCGAATGGCGAAAAAACCGATAAACATCATGACAGCACCTGTTAAAAAGGCATTCCAAACACAAGCCAGTGCCAACAGAATGCCCGCGGCTCCCATTACCAGACGCTGACCAAGACGATCAATCGCGCGGCCGACGAAAAAAAGAGTAATACCGGCAGCCAGCGTACCAACAGAATAAATACCAGAAACAAAGGAACGTGAATACGAAAAATCCTCAATATAGTAATCAATAAAAATAGAAATCGAATACGTCTGGCCCGGTCCGGAAAAAAACATACTTAACGCGGACAATGCCACAATTGCCCACCCGTAAAAAATAGGACCCGACCCATTTTTCGGTTTATCAGCCCACATATCAAAGCTCCTTTTTCAGCATTTCCTTCAGAAATTACCAATGAAATTCAGACTCCCGGTCCGGGTGCTCATTTATGCTACTTTATCACAAAGAGGCGCACCGGTTTTATCCCTAATTCATTAAAAACAGTCCTCCAGATAAAAAAAGCTGAAGCAGAAAAACCTCTCTGCTTCAGCTGAATTATTTATCCTAAAGCTACATCCAATATCATCATGACACTGAAGCCGATCATCAGGCTGAAGGTAGCGAGCCGTATATTGCCCTTTTCCTGCGAGCCTGGGATAACTTCCTTAGCAACAACAAATATCATCGCTCCTGCTGCAAAACTGAGAGCAAACGGAAGCAGCGGCTCAATAATGATAACCGCGGCAGCACCAATCACTGCTGCCACCGGTTCTACAAAGCCGGACAGCTGACCGTAAAAGAAGCTTTTCTTTTTCGATAGTCCGTCCCGCCGAAGCGGCATCGATACTGCTGTGCCCTCCGGAAAATTTTGAATACCGATACCAAGCGCAAGTGCTACTGCCCCTGCGAGCGTGGAGCTGGTGAATTCCGAAGCCAGTGCCCCGAATGCTACACCTACAGCGAGTCCTTCCGGAATATTGTGCAGGGTAATCGAAAACACAAGCATTGTGGTCCGGTGCTTGGCATACTTGTCTTTTATTTCCGTAAAATACGTATCTTCATTCATCATGGGAATGACCCTGTCGAGCAGCAACAGAAAAACACCACCAAGTAAAAAACCAATAACAGCTGGAATATAAGGTATCTGTCCCTGCTCCTCCGCCATATCAATGCCTGGTGAAAGCAACGACCAGAAGCTCGCAGCAATCATAACCCCGCCGGCAAATGCAAGCATACTATCCATCAGCTTCTGGTTGTTTCTGTTCGTGAAAAACACAACCGCAGCACCTGCTGCAGTCATGCCCCAGGTAAAAAAAGAGCCGATCAGCGCCTGCAGCGTGGGAGGGAGCTCCGCAAACCACTCCATATTATAATCTCCTTTTTACTCTATTAAAAAAAGTTTCCCTAAGGAAAGTCTAACGCTATTCTATTCCTTCCTGTAAAAGCTTGTCAATCGATAAACTTAGAGCCGCCTCCTTCTGGAGTGCGGCTCTACTCTTTTATTGTTAAATAATCGTATTGACGCCTTCAGTATCTGTCACAATGAGAAGGATTTTTCCTTCATCGAGTTCATCCTCATACTCATGGGCTTCTTCCTGGGATAATCCAATTTCCTGCAGTTTGTTCCGGAGCTCATCGCCCTTTTTGCTGAACATATTTCCTACCGCATTTTTTAACCCTTCTTCTTTCATCCCGACAGTGTTGGCATTCGCATTCTCCGCGATACGGCCGGTGCGGTCGTTATCGTGGGTCATAACGTACACGTTTTTTTTATCAATACCCTTTTCAGCCAGACGCTGAACATCCTGCTGCAGTGCTTCGTCATCAGTGTATTCTCTAACGAACGGTTTCATAAAAAACCTCCCTTTATTTTTTATTGTCATCCTCATAGACCATTCTGTCTTTATTTAAACCGTTCTCCGGCAAACCACCTTGTTTCGCCTAGAGAGCATGGGGTTCCATATAATCCAGAAATTTTGTTTCAAATAAATGCACATTATAGTTCACCAGGCCTACGACTGTTTTTGTAATAAAAGAATCTTCGTTTGTTTCTCCCGGCTCGTACCTGGATTTAATAATTCCGTATTCTTTGAATGTATCATTGTGAATGGTTTTTAAATCCTCTCTCGCCTTTTCCAGATCTTTTACGGTGTAAGTAACCTTTGATCCTGCCTCGCAGCAGTCCGGAAATCTTCCGCGGAGTAATTCTGCCGAGCGTTCCATAATGTTTAAGATAATCGCTGATTTATGCTTTTGAGATTCCATCGTTTCAGGCTGAAGCTTTTCAACATCCTTCATATGGTATTTCTCCTGAATGATAATATCATCTAAAAAAAGAATAATCGCATGGATCTTGTCTGAGATAAATACTACTTCACGGTCCTGTTCCTGCATTGTGAAGCCACCTTTATTAATTTTTAGTTTAACCTTATGCCAATTGCCCTAAAATCTATACCCTTTTTATCCCGAGGTCATACCGTAAATTAGGAAAACGGAACATTTCCTTTACATTTTTGTTGGCATATTTACTTCTTATTACGCGTACTGAAAAATATCATACGTGCATAAATAAATGCGACTGGTTTGTCTGGCGCTAGTGTGTTCGTTCATGCGGCCGGGGCTTGCTGCTTAAAGAAATGTCCGCCTGTATTAACCGCCCTCTTCAAAAAAAAGATCTATTAGCCCGGGTGATTTCGGCCCCGGTTATTCATCACCTGGATATATAAAGGATTTCTCTCTCGATACGCTCAAAATTGATAAAACATTTATTAAGGACATGAACGGAGTTTCACGTGAAACAGCTATTGTAGTAATTGTCCTACACCTGTCAGCACAGTTGGATTTTCACGTTATCACGAAAGGAATTGAAGCCCCTCAGCAATTAAATTTTTTGTGGCAGAAAAAATGTCATGAATATCAGGGGCCCTTATACAGCCCGCCTGTTACCAAAAATGAATTATTTAAAATGTATAAGAAAAACGACAATATTTTATATTAAAAAATCCACGCTCTTCATGGAAGAACGCGGATTTTAGTCATTAATTGATTTGATCTATTCTCTTTGTCAGTATACGCCCAATAGCTTCTTTTGTTTCTTTCAAAATTTCAATAACACTGTTCATTATCTGCTTTTAACCAGCAGATTAACAGCTTCCTGGATCAGTTCTTCGCTGTCTTCCCCTTTTTCTATCTGCTCACGCACGCATTCCTCGAGATTCGTACTCACTACCAGACCGATCGCACGATCAAGCGCTGTACGTGCAGCGTTCATCTGGGAAACAAGCTCTTTGCAGTCCTTTTCTTCTTCCATCATCCGAAGAACGCCACGAACCTGCCCCTCTACCCGTTTTACCCGGTTTTTCATTTGATCATTATATTCCATGAAAGGCTCCTCCTTTCAATTAGAGTATTTATTTGTCTTCCCTTTATTTTCCCCTTTACCCTCACGGGTATATGAAAAATATAAACGATGCTTTCCTATTTGTCAAATGGACATCAGATACTGCGTCCCGTGAAATCCTTCCGCCTTGCAATCCCCCTCCTTCTTTTTATATGATGAGAGGATCAAACTATACAGACAGCGGTGACTATACGTGTTAAAAGACACAGGAGAGCGAATAATCCCTTCAGAAATGAAACCAACCAACGGTATGCTGCTTGAGCATCTGGCCCGCTATTATTTCGCCATGCCGTACGCCAGGGGGCGCGTGCTTGATATTGCCTGCGGGGTCGGCTACGGGGCCCAGATGACAGCTAAAGGGAAAAAACGGGAGGTAGACCATGTGATCGGCGTCGACATTGACGCTGAAGCGATCGCCTTTGCCCAAAAGCACTATTATCATCCCCAGCTTTCCTTCCAGACAGGAGATGCTCTTGATGAGAAACTGTCCATGCAGATAGGCACATTCGATACGATTGTCTCCTTTGAAACCATCGAACACGTACCCGATGACCTTATCTTTATGAAACGCATGTACGCCCTGCTCCGCCCTGGCGGTACGCTCATCGTTTCTACGCCCTTCGGCCGGGGAAGGCACAAGCCCAGCAACTCCCCTTTCCATTACCACCAGTTAACGCCAGAGGAATGGGAAGAGCTCTTATCAAGCGAAGAATGGCCGTGGGAAAATCTGCAGCTGTACTATCAGCAGGGAGTAGCCTTCGAACGTCCCGCCCGTACGGGGGTTCACTACCCTCTCGGCATTGCTGTATGTATCAAACCAAAAGCGTGAATACAACAAGATCCCGTGCCTATTTTGGCCGGGATCTTTTTCTGATTTCATTTCTTTCACGCAGTATTGCCAGCTCTGTCACAAGCTTTTTCTGATCTTCATATGAGATGTTTCCTTCAAGCATTGATTGAATTTCCTTAAATCGTTCTTGATCCTCTTCATTCAAATAACGAAGCTCTTCTTCCATGAAGGCCGTCCTTTCATGTACAGGATAAATATCATTCTGTGCCGGTACTGACAATCTGCTTTGCCTGGGTAATGACAGCAAGCGTCCGGATCCACCGGATCAAGGTAAAGGCTACAATTCCTGTGAACAATGAAAGCATAAAAAATGCGAAATTCACCGCTACACCCGGCAGGTTCAAATCAGTTATCACTAAAAGCAGAAATACTATAAACAAAAGAGCGCTTACTGCAGCTGTAATCCCCCATCTCCTGCACTTTTTCCGGTACTCCTCCAAAAAATAAAGCGTCCAGTGGTCCTGAAAGGACGAAGCATCTTTCTCCCCTTCAAATATGTGGAGTACTGGGGAGGAACACAGAAGTATCCATTCCTCTTCAGAAATTTTCCGCAGTCCCTGATAATCTTTCGACATGATAAACTGATATTCCTTTTCTTCCTCCCTTACTTCCGATAAAGAATAGCCGAGCAGAGAACAGTCCTGAACCTGCCATCCTTTTTGGCGCTGCTCCTTCAAACGATTTTTCTCTTTATCGTAGGTGTTGAAAGGCATAAAAGAAAATAAAAATTTGGTTTCTCTTCGCAAGTAACTATACACCTCCTATATATGGAATACACACGGCTGAAAATTGGCAGAAGTAGATGATGAAGGGCAGTGAATGCCGGGGGAATAATAAAATTATACAAAGTAGATATCATTATGCTACCATGAGCGTCCTGCTGTCACAAACCCTCTACCCGGGCTCGACTTCGGCCCTCGCCCCATCTGCCGCTTTTTCCATAAGCCTGAGCAGCGTTTGCTTTTCTTCCGCTGTAAACTCTTTTGTCATAATATCTGTCCATTCCCGCATCGCTTCTGAAATCTCCTCTTCTATTTTCCAGGCCGCTTCAGTAAGAAAAACAATCTTTTCCCTCCGGTCCAGTACACTCTCTTTTCGGTAAAGGTACCCTTTTTCTTCGAGGCGTTTTATAGCGCGCGTAATTGTAGCTTTATCCATCACTATCTGCCTCGTGATGTACTCCTGAGGTACATTTTCCTGGTCATATAACGTTAAAAGTACAAGCACTTCTGTATTCCCCAAACCAAAATGATTGAATCGTTTATCAATATACTGGTGAGTGTAACGCTGAATGATAGCCGCCCATTTACCAACGGAATAAATATTCATATTATTGCTCCTCCTCCGAAGCTTTACGTTTCCCGAAAGTTTTAAACAGAAAAACCAGAGCTGCCACGACAAGTGCCGTGATGCCGGAGAAAGCGTATATGAATTGATTGGTTCCGATCGAGCCGCCTGCCAGACGGCCGACAAAATCCAGTACGAGCGGCGACATAAACTGTCCGAAATACATGAAGCTCTGCACCACCGCCATTGCCAAAGACATCTGGACAGCGCTTGAGACCTTCGTCACACGGTCAAAAATCAGCGGAATAACTGTGCCAAGTCCAATACCTATCAAAATGATGCCAAGCGTAATTAATACAGCCTGACCGCCAAAAGCGATGAGAACAAAACCGATGCCGGTTACAGCCAGCTGCAGAGGCACGGTCCATCTTCCGAGCCGGCTGGTGATGCTGCCAAGCATGGAGCCTGCTGCAAACCCTCCTACGTTTAACGAAGCAATCATTACACCAGCAAGGGAAGCAGAGGCAATATTGTTTTCCTGCAGAAAGATTGCCATATTCGTCGGAATGGAATAAAAGAATAAGAACACAATAAACATACCGCCGGCAAGAGCAAATATAGGCTTTTCCACTCCCCGCGATGAGCTGCCCTCTGACGCTGATACTGCTTCGGGCCTCTGTTTCGGAAGAAAAAGAAGCACAAGCACGAGCACCAGCAGAGCCAGGCCGTAAACAGCAAATGTCAGCCTCCATAAAATACCCGCCAGTATGCCTGCAAGTACGATAGAGATAATACCGCCCAGCTGATTGGAGGCGCTCACTCTTCCCATCATCACTGTTTTTTCTTTACCTTCATAAAAATCCGGGATCAGGCTCGTCGATATCGGCATGATCAGCC
Proteins encoded in this region:
- a CDS encoding EAL domain-containing protein, which encodes MSPGDFGPGYSSPGYIKDFSLDTLKIDKTFIKDMNGVSRETAIVVIVLHLSAQLDFHVITKGIEAPQQLNFLWQKKCHEYQGPLYSPPVTKNELFKMYKKNDNILY
- a CDS encoding metal-sensitive transcriptional regulator, whose translation is MEYNDQMKNRVKRVEGQVRGVLRMMEEEKDCKELVSQMNAARTALDRAIGLVVSTNLEECVREQIEKGEDSEELIQEAVNLLVKSR
- a CDS encoding MFS transporter produces the protein MWADKPKNGSGPIFYGWAIVALSALSMFFSGPGQTYSISIFIDYYIEDFSYSRSFVSGIYSVGTLAAGITLFFVGRAIDRLGQRLVMGAAGILLALACVWNAFLTGAVMMFIGFFAIRLFGQGSLTLIPNTLVPQWFVQKRGRALSVMAIGGFVGAASLPPLNTWLIHTVGWRDTWLIWAALLLIVFVPLVFLMVRNQPQDVGQNPDGRESGAREESRTQRAAVQEKNWTLQEARRTKVFWLILFCVSVPAIVNTGVTFHLVSIVEGKGLSISLAALVLSLMAFVGFPVTFAVGYLVDRIAVHYVLAMTFGVHIVSLLVLLAINSWTGAVLFGVLWGIANGFERIVLSIVWPNYFGPRHLGSIKGIAQTVMVIGSALGPLPFGIFYDWFNNYTAILWLMMLLPATALVFALLSPKPS
- a CDS encoding DUF2812 domain-containing protein — encoded protein: MRRETKFLFSFMPFNTYDKEKNRLKEQRQKGWQVQDCSLLGYSLSEVREEEKEYQFIMSKDYQGLRKISEEEWILLCSSPVLHIFEGEKDASSFQDHWTLYFLEEYRKKCRRWGITAAVSALLFIVFLLLVITDLNLPGVAVNFAFFMLSLFTGIVAFTLIRWIRTLAVITQAKQIVSTGTE
- a CDS encoding general stress protein — its product is MKPFVREYTDDEALQQDVQRLAEKGIDKKNVYVMTHDNDRTGRIAENANANTVGMKEEGLKNAVGNMFSKKGDELRNKLQEIGLSQEEAHEYEDELDEGKILLIVTDTEGVNTII
- a CDS encoding MFS transporter, whose protein sequence is MSQKLAILSISLITVMAGATISPALGSISEAFPEANETSIKLINTLHALFIIPFTFISSRLTKRVSKKSVLAAGLILYVIGGLGGAFAPTLWLLLVSRAVLGIAVGLIMPISTSLIPDFYEGKEKTVMMGRVSASNQLGGIISIVLAGILAGILWRLTFAVYGLALLVLVLVLLFLPKQRPEAVSASEGSSSRGVEKPIFALAGGMFIVFLFFYSIPTNMAIFLQENNIASASLAGVMIASLNVGGFAAGSMLGSITSRLGRWTVPLQLAVTGIGFVLIAFGGQAVLITLGIILIGIGLGTVIPLIFDRVTKVSSAVQMSLAMAVVQSFMYFGQFMSPLVLDFVGRLAGGSIGTNQFIYAFSGITALVVAALVFLFKTFGKRKASEEEQ
- a CDS encoding MarR family transcriptional regulator; this translates as MNIYSVGKWAAIIQRYTHQYIDKRFNHFGLGNTEVLVLLTLYDQENVPQEYITRQIVMDKATITRAIKRLEEKGYLYRKESVLDRREKIVFLTEAAWKIEEEISEAMREWTDIMTKEFTAEEKQTLLRLMEKAADGARAEVEPG
- a CDS encoding class I SAM-dependent methyltransferase, which produces MLKDTGERIIPSEMKPTNGMLLEHLARYYFAMPYARGRVLDIACGVGYGAQMTAKGKKREVDHVIGVDIDAEAIAFAQKHYYHPQLSFQTGDALDEKLSMQIGTFDTIVSFETIEHVPDDLIFMKRMYALLRPGGTLIVSTPFGRGRHKPSNSPFHYHQLTPEEWEELLSSEEWPWENLQLYYQQGVAFERPARTGVHYPLGIAVCIKPKA
- a CDS encoding ZIP family metal transporter, which encodes MEWFAELPPTLQALIGSFFTWGMTAAGAAVVFFTNRNNQKLMDSMLAFAGGVMIAASFWSLLSPGIDMAEEQGQIPYIPAVIGFLLGGVFLLLLDRVIPMMNEDTYFTEIKDKYAKHRTTMLVFSITLHNIPEGLAVGVAFGALASEFTSSTLAGAVALALGIGIQNFPEGTAVSMPLRRDGLSKKKSFFYGQLSGFVEPVAAVIGAAAVIIIEPLLPFALSFAAGAMIFVVAKEVIPGSQEKGNIRLATFSLMIGFSVMMILDVALG